In Lotus japonicus ecotype B-129 chromosome 5, LjGifu_v1.2, one genomic interval encodes:
- the LOC130719597 gene encoding uncharacterized protein LOC130719597: protein MRWYSAVSHRFIIPDDRREEFSAVTVMRRAVDLLEQSLEVPDAPAVGTHSRSLTERALDLIRSNAFIGTQGVAFAAVRGARAAGGRGRGDRARGGRGRGGRARGEGAPAEGARGGRGRGGRARGPRGRRGAGRGRGE, encoded by the exons atgaggtggtacagCGCTGTGTCtcatcggttcatcatccctgatgataggagggaggagttcagtgcggtg actgttatgcgtcgggccgtggacttgttggagcagtcactcgAGGTGCCAGATGCTCCTGCAGTGGGCACGCATTcccgatccctcactgagagggcgctggatcttattagatccaatgccttcattggtacccagggggtagcctttgctgctgtccgaggagctagagctgcgggaggcagaggtcgtggagacagagcgcgtggaggcagaggtcgtggaggcagagcccgtggagagggtgctcctgcagagggtgcgcgtggaggcagaggccgtggaggcagagcccgtggacctagaggtcgtaggggggccggtaggggtcggggcgagtga